One window from the genome of Candidatus Eisenbacteria bacterium encodes:
- a CDS encoding metal ABC transporter permease: protein MSTTTIESALLLVVTSATAGLVGSFIVMRRMVLAADALSHVALPGIGVALLLKIHPL from the coding sequence ATGTCCACGACCACCATTGAGTCGGCTCTGTTGCTCGTCGTGACGTCCGCGACAGCGGGATTGGTCGGCTCGTTCATCGTCATGCGCCGGATGGTCCTCGCCGCCGACGCGCTGTCGCACGTCGCGCTGCCGGGGATCGGCGTCGCATTGCTCCTCAAGATCCACCCGCTCG